From a region of the Aeoliella mucimassa genome:
- a CDS encoding LamG domain-containing protein — translation MFDNHRLAFAWVCLTNALAVTTFAAAPASQRERVEQVTQLSGLVAFWDFVDREPDRQRRFVAHVPEGDERYPLDAANYVRDYWQQGREATYDDFPLLGRGPFGQAVRIVKESEPDFRPFLYVPRSRLHDTPLDIKGDARSVTVVVWAIRESGNHALAGIWHEGTDLKQRETAGIAKVERGQRQYALFAGLNYSGSACGHVSENGAGSFLNKYALHKCNSAAQVPAVSADSPADVLDHSWHCLAMTLDHSTEQLTGWVDGNSDDRWLERPKRDGLIGSAYQAYMQGYYAGVPGLQQGEDPSFPADQYYNPPEDTPVATKVLSESPTERTEQREYAYTKVELTLRRNAQGAWDETDRELIALRLNPWWYPHSIYTPADDDTGGPFTIGRVIHSGRSVGFTGWIGGVAVFDRALTSTELALLAGIAKQPMVSAP, via the coding sequence ATGTTCGACAATCACCGGCTCGCGTTCGCGTGGGTATGCCTGACCAATGCTTTGGCGGTCACGACTTTCGCGGCCGCTCCGGCGAGCCAGCGCGAGCGGGTGGAGCAGGTCACGCAGCTGTCAGGACTCGTTGCCTTCTGGGACTTCGTCGATCGCGAGCCGGACAGGCAGCGGCGTTTCGTCGCCCACGTGCCGGAGGGCGACGAGCGCTATCCCCTCGACGCAGCGAACTACGTCCGCGACTACTGGCAGCAGGGTCGCGAAGCAACGTACGACGACTTTCCGCTGCTCGGGCGTGGTCCGTTCGGGCAGGCGGTCCGCATCGTAAAAGAAAGCGAGCCCGACTTCCGCCCGTTCCTGTATGTTCCGCGAAGCCGACTGCACGATACCCCGCTCGACATCAAAGGCGATGCTCGATCGGTCACCGTCGTGGTCTGGGCGATCCGCGAAAGCGGCAACCACGCCCTGGCGGGCATCTGGCACGAAGGAACCGACCTCAAGCAACGCGAGACGGCCGGCATCGCCAAGGTGGAGCGAGGCCAGCGACAGTACGCCCTGTTCGCGGGACTCAACTACTCCGGCAGCGCCTGTGGTCACGTGTCGGAGAACGGCGCCGGGTCGTTCCTCAACAAGTACGCGCTGCACAAGTGCAATTCGGCCGCGCAAGTGCCGGCCGTGTCGGCCGACTCTCCAGCGGACGTGCTCGACCACTCCTGGCACTGCCTGGCGATGACGCTCGACCATTCCACCGAGCAGCTCACCGGCTGGGTCGACGGCAACTCGGACGATCGCTGGCTGGAGCGTCCGAAACGCGATGGCCTGATCGGCTCGGCTTACCAAGCCTACATGCAAGGCTACTACGCCGGGGTGCCGGGCCTGCAGCAGGGCGAGGACCCGTCGTTTCCGGCCGATCAGTACTACAACCCGCCGGAGGACACGCCGGTAGCAACCAAGGTGCTAAGCGAGTCGCCGACCGAACGGACCGAACAACGCGAGTACGCCTACACCAAGGTGGAGCTCACGCTTCGCCGGAACGCTCAGGGAGCGTGGGACGAAACCGATCGCGAGCTCATTGCGTTGCGACTGAACCCCTGGTGGTATCCTCACAGCATCTATACCCCTGCCGACGACGATACCGGCGGACCCTTCACCATCGGGCGGGTGATCCATAGCGGTCGGAGCGTCGGCTTCACCGGCTGGATCGGCGGAGTCGCGGTGTTCGACCGGGCGCTGACTTCCACCGAGTTAGCGTTGCTCGCCGGCATCGCCAAGCAGCCGATGGTGTCAGCCCCTTAG
- a CDS encoding sulfotransferase-like domain-containing protein, whose product MNHLIALWAHPRSRSTALERVFIERGDFHVLHEPFAALYYQHEQRAAAVKSSLDAEESCDYATIRNRLLGLVQDEDLFFKDMCYHCHDHLKADQPLLQRMTHVFLVRDPKPTIASHFAKNPCVTLEEIGYEKQASIFRQVQAVQRSMPIVVCAETLVAHPTSVLSELCQRLEIAFDAKSLNWSAGQHDKWQQWQGWHEEVANSQGLHRENTEYEQTVENNPTLAEYYDYHLPYYEEMHQHRIVADEAL is encoded by the coding sequence ATGAACCACCTCATCGCCCTCTGGGCGCACCCACGATCGCGTTCTACCGCGCTGGAGCGTGTGTTCATCGAACGAGGCGATTTTCATGTGCTCCACGAACCGTTCGCTGCGCTTTACTACCAGCACGAACAGCGCGCGGCCGCGGTGAAGTCGTCGTTGGACGCGGAGGAATCGTGCGACTACGCAACCATCCGCAATCGGCTGCTCGGGCTGGTGCAGGACGAAGACCTGTTTTTCAAGGACATGTGCTACCATTGCCACGACCATCTGAAGGCCGATCAGCCGTTGTTGCAGCGGATGACGCATGTGTTCCTGGTTCGCGATCCCAAGCCGACGATCGCGTCGCACTTTGCGAAGAACCCCTGTGTGACGCTCGAGGAAATCGGCTACGAGAAGCAGGCCAGCATCTTTCGCCAAGTGCAGGCTGTTCAGCGTTCGATGCCGATCGTGGTGTGCGCCGAAACGCTGGTCGCCCACCCGACGAGCGTGCTCTCAGAGCTTTGCCAGCGACTCGAGATCGCGTTCGATGCCAAGTCGCTAAACTGGTCGGCTGGGCAGCACGACAAATGGCAGCAATGGCAAGGCTGGCACGAGGAGGTTGCCAACAGCCAGGGGCTGCATCGCGAGAATACCGAGTACGAGCAGACCGTCGAGAACAATCCGACGCTTGCAGAGTACTACGATTACCATTTGCCTTACTACGAAGAGATGCACCAGCACCGCATCGTCGCCGATGAAGCTCTCTAA
- a CDS encoding IS110 family RNA-guided transposase gives MENHLQSTWIGIDVSKYHWDIVVAGQPQMHHWSAGQEGCQQLRQLLVQHQVTHACLEATGGCERMLVDFLREQGIAVSVVNPRQIRDFARAQGQLAKTDRLDALVIARYAVLMQPKETQKPSENEQKLRSLRTRRQQVSDALTREKNRRGTQRDEQVRQSIEEAIDFYQRQLEQLDQQIQQLIKADPQFQERSSLLVTVPGVGTTTAAALLADMPELGTLNRREVARLAGLAPINRDSGTLRGKRMIGGGRAAVRQGLYMATLVATQHNPIIREHYQQLLQRGKAKMTALTACMRKLLLILNAMIKTKTDWKCSKET, from the coding sequence ATGGAAAACCATTTGCAAAGTACTTGGATTGGGATCGATGTTTCCAAATACCACTGGGACATCGTCGTTGCGGGGCAACCGCAGATGCATCATTGGTCTGCCGGTCAAGAAGGATGCCAGCAACTTCGGCAGTTGTTAGTGCAGCATCAGGTGACCCACGCCTGCCTGGAAGCCACGGGAGGTTGTGAACGCATGCTAGTCGACTTCCTTCGCGAGCAAGGGATTGCGGTGAGTGTCGTCAATCCACGTCAGATTCGCGACTTCGCCCGCGCGCAAGGTCAGCTCGCCAAGACCGATCGCCTCGACGCGCTGGTGATCGCCCGCTATGCCGTGTTGATGCAGCCCAAAGAAACCCAAAAACCCTCGGAAAACGAGCAAAAACTCCGCTCCCTCCGAACTCGTCGTCAGCAGGTGAGTGATGCTCTGACACGGGAAAAGAATCGGCGAGGCACGCAGCGAGATGAGCAGGTGCGTCAGTCGATCGAAGAAGCGATCGACTTCTACCAACGACAACTGGAGCAGCTCGACCAACAGATTCAACAGCTCATCAAAGCCGATCCTCAGTTTCAAGAACGCTCGTCGCTGCTAGTCACGGTGCCTGGCGTAGGAACGACGACGGCGGCGGCCTTGCTCGCCGATATGCCGGAGTTGGGCACTCTCAATCGTCGCGAAGTGGCACGCTTGGCAGGGCTGGCACCGATCAACCGCGACAGCGGAACCTTGCGTGGCAAGCGTATGATTGGCGGCGGTCGAGCGGCGGTGCGTCAGGGACTCTACATGGCCACTCTTGTGGCCACCCAGCACAACCCGATTATCCGCGAACACTACCAGCAACTTCTGCAGCGAGGCAAAGCCAAGATGACCGCTCTCACCGCCTGCATGCGAAAACTACTGCTGATACTCAATGCCATGATCAAAACAAAAACGGACTGGAAATGCTCCAAAGAGACTTGA
- a CDS encoding GDSL-type esterase/lipase family protein, which produces MGIRFTRSWVVLLIGCLVAPPLRAETLSTAFEQLGIETEPLEFHEFSGVQFKLNGVTAYVVEPKEWASGKPWIWRARFWGHEPELDLALLKRGYAVAYCDVQNLFGSPQAVARWNEFYAVAQKLQLHPKPILEGMSRGGLIVFNWAKANPQCVSAVYGDNPVCDIRTWPAKYSPDDWKRCLAAYELTESQASEFQGNPIDGLQPLADADVPVYLVLGEDDRVVPIEQNGLELARRYQALGGTVRTWRKPGQGHHPHGLHPVTPLLNELLIASPRDELDPLPLEMLTAKQRILVLGDSITYSGQYVSHLATWAKQTHQMPAERFLNVGVPSETVSGLSEPGHAGGKFPRPDLHERLARVLDHTKPDLILACYGMNDGIYQSFDSERFQAYQAGLTKLKQAADERSVNIVFFTPPVYDAHQQAEQLEYEGVMHCYASWLIAQHHEQGWHVIDLHFAMQRQLDANRASDPQFTWQSDSVHPNDAGHRAMAAAVIHGFAPEFDPAELDSPTYRAQFAETHETLKTIQQSKLEATGHRRPNIPGYRPEK; this is translated from the coding sequence ATGGGTATTCGATTTACTCGGTCATGGGTGGTGCTGCTGATCGGCTGCCTCGTTGCTCCCCCGCTACGAGCCGAAACGCTCTCGACCGCTTTCGAACAACTGGGCATCGAGACGGAGCCGCTCGAGTTTCATGAGTTCTCCGGGGTGCAATTCAAACTAAATGGTGTTACCGCGTACGTGGTGGAACCCAAAGAGTGGGCGTCTGGCAAACCATGGATCTGGCGCGCTCGGTTCTGGGGACATGAGCCAGAGCTCGACCTCGCCTTGCTCAAACGCGGCTACGCGGTCGCTTACTGCGATGTGCAAAACTTGTTTGGAAGTCCTCAAGCGGTTGCGCGATGGAACGAGTTCTACGCGGTCGCTCAAAAGCTGCAGCTTCACCCGAAGCCAATCCTTGAAGGGATGTCGCGCGGGGGGCTCATCGTGTTTAACTGGGCGAAGGCCAATCCGCAGTGCGTTAGCGCGGTGTATGGCGACAACCCGGTTTGCGACATTCGCACCTGGCCAGCCAAGTACTCGCCCGACGACTGGAAGCGGTGCCTGGCGGCTTACGAGTTGACCGAGTCGCAAGCGAGCGAGTTCCAAGGCAATCCGATCGATGGCTTGCAGCCGCTGGCCGACGCCGACGTGCCGGTCTATCTGGTGCTCGGCGAAGACGACCGTGTGGTGCCGATCGAACAGAACGGCCTCGAACTCGCCCGCCGCTACCAAGCGCTCGGCGGCACCGTGCGCACCTGGCGAAAGCCGGGCCAGGGCCATCATCCTCATGGACTGCATCCGGTGACTCCTCTGCTGAATGAGTTGTTGATTGCCTCGCCGCGTGACGAGCTTGATCCGCTTCCGCTCGAGATGCTCACCGCCAAGCAGCGGATCCTCGTGCTTGGCGATTCTATTACTTACAGCGGGCAGTACGTATCGCACCTGGCGACCTGGGCGAAGCAGACGCACCAGATGCCGGCCGAGCGGTTTTTGAACGTCGGGGTTCCTTCTGAAACCGTCTCCGGTTTGTCGGAGCCGGGCCATGCGGGGGGCAAGTTCCCGCGGCCCGATCTGCACGAACGACTCGCGCGGGTGCTCGACCACACCAAGCCCGACCTGATTCTCGCCTGCTACGGCATGAACGATGGTATCTATCAATCTTTTGACTCCGAGCGGTTTCAGGCTTACCAGGCGGGTTTAACCAAACTAAAGCAGGCGGCCGACGAACGTTCCGTCAACATCGTGTTCTTCACTCCTCCGGTGTACGACGCCCACCAGCAGGCGGAGCAGCTTGAGTACGAAGGGGTGATGCACTGCTACGCGAGCTGGCTCATCGCTCAGCACCATGAGCAAGGCTGGCACGTAATCGACCTGCACTTCGCGATGCAGCGCCAGCTCGATGCGAACCGAGCGAGCGACCCGCAGTTCACCTGGCAATCCGACTCGGTGCATCCCAACGACGCAGGGCATCGCGCGATGGCGGCCGCGGTGATTCACGGGTTTGCTCCGGAGTTCGATCCTGCGGAGCTCGACTCGCCTACGTATCGTGCGCAGTTCGCCGAAACGCACGAAACCCTCAAAACAATTCAGCAATCGAAACTCGAAGCCACCGGACACCGCCGACCAAACATCCCCGGCTACCGCCCGGAGAAGTAG
- a CDS encoding type II toxin-antitoxin system VapC family toxin, translating to MRTLVDTCVLSEVQRKQGSLQVRTRFEAIADEDIYLSVLTLGELRKGIDKLRASARKQSLSLWFEQLILTAKDRLLPIDCETAIIWGEITAKCAKKGRSIPAVDGLIAATALRHGLHLMTRNVSDFEPTGVMLINPWDER from the coding sequence GTGAGAACACTCGTCGATACATGTGTACTATCGGAAGTGCAGCGGAAGCAAGGCAGTCTTCAAGTGCGCACGCGATTCGAGGCAATTGCCGACGAAGACATCTACCTCAGTGTGCTCACGCTTGGTGAACTCCGGAAGGGGATCGACAAACTGCGTGCCAGCGCTAGGAAACAGTCGCTCTCGCTATGGTTTGAGCAGCTAATACTTACGGCCAAGGATCGCTTGCTACCTATTGACTGCGAGACCGCCATAATCTGGGGAGAGATTACGGCCAAGTGCGCGAAGAAAGGTCGATCGATTCCGGCGGTGGACGGGCTGATCGCGGCGACGGCATTACGGCATGGTTTACACTTAATGACCAGGAACGTATCGGACTTTGAGCCGACCGGCGTGATGCTGATCAATCCATGGGACGAGCGTTGA
- a CDS encoding BCCT family transporter has translation MNSPGIVERLSKLLRLKADPGVFFTSALLIAIFVLFGVVYTKTATQVFGTAQSAISDSMGWFYHLTVTLCLLFCLVLCCTKYGNVKLGKPDDHPEFGYLTWFSMLFSAGMGIGILFWSVAEPITHFENPPVPSSTVNQKAHLAMDITLLHWGLHGWAIFAVAGLGMAYAAYRRGQLLTFRAVLYPVFGEHTNGLLGSIVDVFAILGTMFGVATSLGFGAQQINAGLNHLVGIQSSLSTQLMLIAFITAIATVSVVSGLDRGIKFLSKLAIWLALPLWLFVLIAGPTGVGLESIVSYGGNYLQEVVEHSLVSSFGGSTTWQSDWTLFYWGWWIAWSPFVGLFVARISKGRTIREFLLGALMLPTLVTCVWFCVFGGMGLDRIEHGDSELATAVADNFAIAIFVFFSDFPLPTLLSIVSLLVIIVFFVTSSDSASLVIDYIASGGDRNPPKRQRVFWATLEGVVAAVLLLGGGMAPMRAFQIMTGLPLAVILLLICYSVARSLVREEPVVTQT, from the coding sequence ATGAATTCTCCAGGAATCGTTGAGAGACTCTCCAAACTGCTTCGCCTGAAAGCAGACCCTGGAGTATTTTTTACCTCTGCATTGCTCATTGCGATCTTCGTACTCTTCGGCGTCGTCTACACGAAAACCGCCACGCAGGTGTTCGGAACCGCCCAGTCGGCCATCAGCGACAGCATGGGATGGTTCTATCATCTGACTGTCACGCTCTGCTTGCTGTTCTGCCTGGTGCTTTGCTGCACGAAGTATGGCAACGTAAAGCTCGGCAAGCCCGACGATCACCCGGAGTTCGGATACCTCACGTGGTTCTCGATGCTGTTCAGCGCCGGCATGGGCATCGGCATTCTCTTTTGGTCGGTCGCCGAGCCGATTACTCACTTCGAGAATCCTCCGGTTCCCTCGTCCACGGTCAACCAAAAAGCGCACCTGGCCATGGATATCACGCTGCTCCACTGGGGACTCCACGGGTGGGCCATTTTTGCTGTCGCAGGGCTCGGCATGGCCTACGCGGCTTATCGTCGCGGGCAACTGCTTACTTTCCGCGCGGTGCTCTATCCTGTTTTCGGCGAGCACACCAACGGGCTGCTCGGCAGCATCGTGGATGTGTTCGCCATCCTTGGCACCATGTTCGGCGTTGCTACGAGCCTCGGCTTTGGAGCGCAGCAAATCAACGCGGGCTTGAATCATCTGGTTGGCATCCAATCGTCTCTTAGTACTCAGTTAATGCTTATTGCGTTTATCACTGCGATTGCGACCGTGTCGGTCGTGAGCGGGCTCGATCGAGGCATTAAGTTCCTCAGCAAACTCGCAATTTGGCTCGCGCTGCCTCTCTGGCTATTTGTGCTCATTGCTGGACCGACCGGCGTAGGGCTCGAGTCGATCGTTTCCTACGGAGGCAATTACCTTCAAGAAGTCGTCGAGCACTCGCTTGTGTCGAGCTTCGGCGGTTCGACAACCTGGCAATCGGACTGGACCTTGTTCTATTGGGGATGGTGGATCGCATGGTCGCCTTTCGTCGGGTTGTTTGTCGCCAGGATTTCCAAAGGGCGCACAATTCGCGAGTTCCTGCTCGGCGCGCTCATGCTCCCCACGTTGGTCACCTGCGTGTGGTTCTGTGTGTTCGGCGGCATGGGACTCGATCGCATCGAACATGGCGATAGCGAACTGGCCACCGCGGTGGCCGACAACTTTGCGATTGCCATCTTTGTGTTCTTTAGCGACTTTCCGCTCCCCACATTGCTATCGATTGTGTCGTTGCTGGTGATCATTGTGTTCTTTGTCACTTCGTCCGATTCGGCTTCGCTGGTGATCGACTACATCGCCTCCGGCGGCGATCGCAACCCACCGAAACGGCAACGCGTATTCTGGGCGACACTCGAAGGAGTGGTCGCCGCAGTGCTACTACTCGGCGGAGGAATGGCACCAATGCGGGCGTTCCAGATCATGACCGGATTGCCACTAGCGGTGATCCTGCTACTCATCTGCTACTCGGTCGCCCGCTCGCTCGTTCGCGAAGAACCAGTGGTCACTCAGACCTGA
- a CDS encoding NifB/NifX family molybdenum-iron cluster-binding protein translates to MKIAIPTEQGQLYGHFGHCPQVTLFTLNGLDVVEVELLDAPPHKPGVLPTWLRDKGATVVIAGSMGQHALALLAKFGIRTIVGAPKATPAELVDAYLAGTLLEGENDCHHDHHHHDHEHHCESER, encoded by the coding sequence GTGAAGATCGCTATTCCCACGGAGCAAGGGCAACTCTACGGTCACTTTGGCCATTGCCCGCAGGTCACGCTGTTTACTTTAAATGGGCTCGATGTGGTCGAGGTCGAGTTGCTCGATGCTCCGCCGCACAAGCCGGGGGTGTTGCCAACCTGGTTGCGCGACAAAGGGGCGACAGTTGTGATCGCTGGCAGCATGGGACAGCACGCGCTCGCGCTACTTGCGAAGTTTGGTATACGCACGATTGTGGGAGCCCCCAAAGCAACGCCCGCTGAGTTGGTCGACGCTTACCTGGCAGGCACGTTACTCGAAGGAGAGAACGACTGCCATCACGACCACCATCATCATGATCACGAGCATCATTGCGAATCGGAAAGGTAG
- a CDS encoding MBL fold metallo-hydrolase encodes MTHIAITALVENTANGQHVRGEHGLAFWIEVDDQRLLFDTGQTSETLCHNAACLGIDLRTVKSVVLSHGHYDHTGGLKEVLHQATRPRLFLHPAALEPRYSRRSNGTTSAIGIRGGLTEVDWQRRAELVWTEQPTQILDGVTVTGGVPRATEFENTGGDFYLDSDCTRIDTIPDDQALFFDTAEGTVVLLGCAHAGVINTLEYIQQLTDGKPLHAVIGGMHLLNASSDRMERTIRSLTSLGVQMIAPAHCSGGRSAARLWAEFPDRWVPCPVGTRFEFRA; translated from the coding sequence ATGACTCACATCGCAATCACAGCACTGGTAGAAAACACCGCGAATGGCCAACACGTTCGTGGCGAACATGGCTTGGCGTTCTGGATTGAAGTGGACGACCAGCGTCTGCTATTCGACACCGGACAAACTTCGGAGACGCTCTGCCATAACGCTGCCTGCTTGGGTATCGACCTGCGAACGGTCAAGTCGGTCGTGCTGTCGCATGGCCATTACGATCACACCGGCGGTCTGAAAGAAGTGCTGCATCAGGCCACGCGACCGCGGCTGTTCCTGCACCCCGCGGCGTTGGAACCTCGCTACAGTCGTCGGAGCAACGGAACCACGTCGGCCATCGGCATTCGCGGCGGGCTCACTGAAGTCGACTGGCAGCGCCGGGCCGAGTTGGTGTGGACCGAGCAACCGACACAAATCCTGGACGGGGTGACGGTAACCGGCGGCGTGCCGCGCGCGACGGAGTTCGAAAACACCGGCGGCGACTTTTACCTCGACTCCGATTGCACCCGCATCGACACCATTCCCGACGATCAGGCGTTGTTCTTCGACACCGCAGAGGGAACCGTGGTGCTTCTCGGGTGCGCGCACGCGGGGGTGATCAACACGCTTGAGTATATTCAGCAACTCACCGATGGCAAACCACTGCACGCGGTGATCGGCGGTATGCATCTGCTAAACGCTTCGAGCGATCGGATGGAGCGGACCATCCGGTCGCTCACTTCGTTGGGGGTGCAGATGATTGCCCCGGCCCACTGCTCGGGAGGTCGCTCGGCCGCGCGGTTGTGGGCCGAATTCCCCGATCGCTGGGTCCCTTGCCCGGTCGGCACACGATTCGAGTTCCGCGCTTAA
- a CDS encoding SEL1-like repeat protein gives MSLATPEAILMHINILKELVEAGNGRAAMQLAEVHFAILLSEEEDKMALLTSIKSPSEYHQIAFKHLTQEAMSGDGEAMHDLAVYFQVGRGGAPTDMEKCIEWNENALAAGYYFAANDLYTTYTTSPSHLNPERAKEMAEILRSHNCAVVELP, from the coding sequence ATGAGTCTTGCTACGCCCGAAGCGATTCTGATGCATATCAACATACTCAAAGAGCTAGTCGAAGCTGGAAATGGCCGAGCGGCGATGCAGCTTGCTGAAGTTCACTTTGCAATTCTACTATCTGAGGAAGAAGACAAGATGGCACTGTTAACTTCGATCAAGAGTCCAAGTGAGTATCATCAAATAGCATTCAAACATTTGACTCAAGAGGCTATGAGCGGTGACGGCGAGGCCATGCATGACCTTGCTGTTTATTTTCAAGTTGGACGGGGAGGGGCACCAACCGATATGGAAAAATGCATCGAGTGGAATGAGAATGCGTTGGCAGCCGGTTACTATTTCGCTGCCAACGATCTGTATACGACATATACGACGAGTCCGTCTCATCTCAACCCGGAACGGGCAAAAGAAATGGCGGAAATACTGCGGAGTCACAATTGCGCAGTTGTCGAACTTCCGTAG
- a CDS encoding type II toxin-antitoxin system Phd/YefM family antitoxin, whose translation MPTTPWNIADAKSKLSEVLNLAEEQAQVITRRNRQYVVLDGDEYRRLTGERPSLKGLILNGPSLDGLDVDRDESPGRELEL comes from the coding sequence ATGCCAACAACCCCCTGGAACATCGCCGACGCCAAGAGCAAGCTCAGCGAAGTGCTGAACTTGGCGGAAGAGCAAGCGCAGGTCATTACCCGTCGCAATCGCCAGTACGTCGTGCTCGACGGCGATGAATATCGACGGCTCACCGGAGAGCGACCAAGTCTTAAGGGGCTCATCCTGAATGGGCCTAGTCTAGATGGCTTGGATGTTGATCGCGACGAATCCCCTGGCAGAGAGCTAGAGCTGTGA
- a CDS encoding NHL repeat-containing protein has product MKFTHAAAALLLFVPGYAVAHEGVHTHPVAAAAAADYAEALAEGRPVITGAGEHRYQLDYDWLRNVEESFHGPTHGSVVVDAENRVYVSTDAEQGIFVLDADGQRITTLGPATQYLHSMVMTKEGDKQVIVAASPGQKKVLKIALDGTVLLSIPNEKTGEVDGGFDGVTSVCLLPNGQIVASCGYGSNKVHFFDAEGKHLATFGGKGQDPGAFNCCHGLAYDDRFDEPRLLIANREASQLEHYTLEGEFVSVYSTDVSRPCLPVLKGDCCYVAELNGRVTVLDREGKLLARLGENTNKSEQANFGVDKAAWQPGVFTAPHGLGFDADGGLYVQDWNKAGRVTRLLPIASE; this is encoded by the coding sequence ATGAAGTTTACCCACGCCGCTGCTGCCCTGCTGTTGTTCGTCCCAGGTTACGCCGTAGCCCACGAAGGGGTGCACACCCACCCGGTCGCCGCCGCAGCGGCGGCCGACTACGCCGAGGCCCTGGCCGAAGGTCGCCCGGTGATTACCGGTGCCGGCGAGCATCGCTACCAACTCGACTACGACTGGCTTCGCAACGTCGAGGAGAGTTTCCACGGACCAACGCACGGCAGCGTGGTAGTGGATGCGGAGAATCGGGTATACGTGAGTACCGACGCCGAGCAAGGCATCTTCGTGCTCGACGCCGACGGCCAGCGGATCACCACGCTCGGTCCTGCGACGCAGTATCTACACTCGATGGTGATGACCAAAGAGGGGGACAAGCAAGTGATCGTCGCTGCCAGTCCTGGGCAAAAGAAGGTGTTGAAGATCGCCCTCGACGGCACCGTGCTGCTGTCGATTCCCAACGAGAAGACCGGCGAGGTCGATGGGGGCTTCGACGGAGTGACCAGCGTGTGCTTGCTACCCAATGGGCAGATCGTCGCCTCGTGCGGTTACGGATCGAACAAGGTGCACTTCTTCGACGCCGAGGGCAAGCACCTGGCCACGTTCGGCGGCAAAGGACAGGATCCCGGCGCATTCAATTGCTGCCATGGCCTGGCGTACGACGACCGCTTCGACGAGCCGCGCCTGCTGATCGCCAATCGCGAAGCAAGCCAACTCGAACACTACACGCTCGAAGGAGAGTTTGTATCGGTCTATTCCACCGACGTGTCGCGTCCCTGCCTGCCGGTGCTGAAAGGGGATTGTTGCTACGTGGCCGAGTTGAACGGGCGGGTGACCGTGCTCGACCGCGAAGGCAAGCTGCTCGCCCGCTTGGGAGAGAACACCAACAAGTCGGAGCAGGCCAACTTTGGTGTCGACAAAGCTGCCTGGCAACCTGGCGTGTTCACCGCCCCGCATGGTTTGGGCTTCGACGCCGATGGCGGCTTGTACGTGCAGGACTGGAACAAAGCAGGCCGGGTCACCCGGTTGCTGCCGATCGCAAGTGAGTAA
- a CDS encoding PaaI family thioesterase, whose protein sequence is MGSETSPDELLEQARQEQHPRCIVCSEQHTCGLKVEYAATDEGGVAATFECLEQWQGYSGLVHGGVIASLLDGAMTNCLFAEGIVAYTADLQVRYKRPLHVGTPAQVVATVSRRNPPLFVLKSKIVQEGRVRAIATGMFMTNDNQLKQLWNGD, encoded by the coding sequence GTGGGTTCCGAGACATCTCCTGACGAACTCCTTGAGCAAGCCCGGCAAGAGCAACACCCGCGATGCATAGTCTGCAGCGAGCAGCACACCTGTGGGTTGAAGGTCGAGTACGCTGCGACCGACGAGGGAGGGGTAGCCGCAACGTTCGAGTGCCTTGAGCAATGGCAAGGTTACTCGGGCCTGGTGCATGGGGGGGTGATTGCCTCGCTGCTGGATGGAGCGATGACCAACTGCTTATTTGCCGAAGGCATCGTCGCTTATACCGCCGATTTACAAGTGCGGTATAAGCGGCCGCTCCATGTTGGCACACCAGCACAGGTTGTTGCGACCGTCAGCCGGCGGAACCCACCGCTATTTGTGTTGAAGTCGAAAATCGTGCAAGAAGGTCGCGTGCGTGCCATCGCTACCGGCATGTTCATGACCAACGACAACCAGTTAAAGCAGCTTTGGAATGGCGACTGA